The region CCTTCAGAAAAGACAGTTCGGAGGTTGTTTTAGCCTGTTCCAGCGCCAGCCTCAGGTTCGCATCGGCTTGCCATTTCTGGAGCAGCGACAGGCTGGTACTCATGCCCAGCATCAGTAAAATGGTGAACATATTTGGCTGAATCCAGCCGTATGTTTTGGGGTGTCCTTTACCATCGGGATGAAATGCTTTATGCACCAGAATCGGCAGGTTGAACCAACTCTCGACCGCCCACAGGATGAGCAATATGCCAACGATAACACCCGTGAGCGTCATGATATAGCGGCTTCGCTGGTCCTGCAACAGCAATCGGGGAACCAGTACCTGTAAATTCAGATAGAACATGCCCACCATCAGGCAGAAAAAAATGCCCTGCCGAACCCAAAATAAGTCAGGAAGTCGAATTTCTGAACCAAAAGATTGGGAGAAAAAAAGCAGATAGCCCAGCAATCCCCAGCCTAATACATGACTGAGGAGCGGAACATACCGGCGGGAAAACAGGGTAGCAGCCATAATCGCTTGAGAAGCTGCAAGTTTACACCAAATTCTAATTTCCCCATCGGCCAATCGCTGGTTGACCTGAATTCACCGATAGGGTCGGTCTTTCAGTCGATAGATCGGCCATTCGGTGAGGCCGCATCGGCCGATTCGATTCTATCGGTTAAAACCGGGTCTCTGTCGACGTTTATACCCTAACGGTCTATTGCGTTTTTACGGTTCACAGAATAGACGTTGCTTTGGTCAGTTAATTCGTGATACAACTGACAATGAAAAGATATTTCCTCCTCCTGCTCCTCGGAACGTTAACGACGCTGCTTGATCCCAGTGTCATCTATGCACAGTTTGGCCCTCCGGGTGGCGGCCCGGGTGGCCCCGGTGGTTTTGGCGGACAGGACACGCGCCGTAAAAAAGAATTTACGGGTGTGGCCGAAGAAACGCCCAAAGGAAATGGGAAGATAGCCGGGATACTGGTCGACTCGACCTCGGGTAAACCCGTTGAGTTTGCCACCGTTGCGCTCATCAATGTTGCCACCAACAAGCCCATTGACGGAACCACATCGGATGCTAAAGGACAGTTTTCATTGACTAAACTGGCACCGGGCGACTACCGGCTACAGTATTCGTTTATCGGCTACAAAACCCGCGACTCGCAGAAGGTCACCGTTGTAAAAGGTACAGACCTTAACCTGGGCTCGGTAAAACTACCGGCCGATGTGCGTACGCTGGGCGAAGTTGTGGTAACGGGCCAGGCGGCCCTCATTGAAGAAAAAGTTGACCGGCTGGTGTTCAACGCCGATAAAGACATCACCGCCAAAGGGGGCGATGCCTCGGATGTGCTGAAGCGGGTGCCGATGCTGTCGGTCGATCTGGACGGAAATGTTAGTTTGCGAGGCAGCCAGAATATTCGGGTGCTGATCAACAATAAGCCATCGACCATCGTAGCCGCCAACGTGGCCGATGCCCTCAAGCAACTCCCCGCCGATATGATCAAATCGGTAGAGGTCATTACGAGCCCGTCGGCCAAATACGACGCCGAAGGAGCCGCCGGTATCATTAACATCATCACTAAAAAGAATACCCTGCACGGGCTGACCCTGAACGTTGATGCCGGGGCGGGACTTCGCGCATCGAATTTGGGTCTGAACGGTTCGTACCGGCAGGGAAAACTGGGCCTGACCCTGGGTGGTTTTGGCCGCGCCGGGTACAATGGGGCTTCATCTACCCTGGATCAAACGACGAAGGTGGGCGGACAGACGTTGCGGACGAGCCAGCAGGGTACCGCTTTCGACAAGCCCATATTCGGGCAGTATACGCTGGGCATGGACTACGACCTGGCTAAAAATCAGTCGCTTTCGGCTAACGTTCGGTTTGGTACCCGGAATTTCATTCAGCAGCAAACCCAGTTGACCAATACGTACGCCAACGAAGTACTGCGAAACATGTCGAATCGCGATGTAGACCGGAAAGATCTGTCCAACTCGGTGGATATGAACCTGGATTATATCCGGACGTTCAAGCCGCAGCAGGAATGGTCTATCTCCACGCAGTACAGCCGCACGGGGTTGACCAATAACTTCTACGCCGATATCCTTGGCCAAACGGGCGAGCTAACCAGCCGCCAGCGCAACCTCAACAACAACACCAATCAGGAGTTTACCATCCAGACCGATTACCAGACGCCCATCCGCAAAAATCAATTGCTGGAATTTGGCGGCAAGGCCATTATGCGGCAGGTCGACAGCCGGTTTCAGTACCAGCTTGGCGGTAGTACGGGTGAGCTGGTCTTCGACCCGACAAATCCATCAGGCTCATTGCTCTATAACCAGAACATCGGCGCGGGGTATATTTCGTATACCTACGTAACGCCCAGCAAATACACGTTTAAAGTGGGTACGCGCTACGAACATACGGGCATTACGGCCAAGGCAAACGAAAATACGAACCTGAATATTCCCGCCTATAGCAATCTGGTGCCCAGCATCAACGTCTCGAAAAGCCTAAAAGGCGGAACAACCGTAAAAGCTGCTTACAACCGCCGGATTCAGCGGCCGGGTTTACAACAGCTGAACCCGAACGTAAACACGGCTAACCCACAGATGATTATGGTGGGTAACCCGAACCTGAGTCCCGAACTAACCGACAACGTTGAACTAAGCTTAAGCTCGACCGTCAAGAAAACGTACATCAATGCATCGGTATTCGGGCGGTTGACCAACAACGGTATCTCCCAAATCCGGATACCATCCGATACGCTGGCCGGGGCGATCATCACGACGTTTCAAAACATTGGCGTACAGCGCACCGTTGGTACCAACGTCTTTTTCAACACCAGCATCACACCTAAATGGACGGTCAACGGCGGTATTGATGCGTACTATGTGTACATGCAGGGCCTGACGCCGGGTGCCGACGGGAAGTCGATCACGATCAGCAATACGGGGGTGAGCCTTGGCGGGCGGCTGATGAGCCAGCTCCAGCTCGACAAAGGGTGGAGCGCGCAGGTGTTCAGCTTTTTCCGGGGACCAAGCCCGCAATTGCAGGGCACGATGGGCAGCTTTTATATGTACTCGGTGGGTGTTCGGAAAGATGTGGCCAACAAGCGGGGTAGCATTGGGCTGGCCGCCGAGAACTTCGCGGGTGGCGTAACGATGCGCACTACGCTGAACACACCAACGCTGTCGTCGGTGAGTGTTACCAACCTGTACAACTCAAACGTAAAAGTGACATTCTCGTACCGAATCGGCAAAATGACCTTCGAAGCACCCCGCAAAAAGGGCCGTTCGGTTAGCAATGACGACGTTAAAGGTGAAGGCGACGGTGGTGGTCAGCCACAGGCAGCTCCAGCAGCGGCTCCGGCGGGCGGTCGGCCCCGCTAAGGGTACTTGTCCGAATACCGTAGACTTTACTTTGTTCAGTTAACTTTTCACAAACCAATTCAAACACACATGAAAACACTTGTATTTTCCGTCGCTGCCCTGCTTAGCCTGTCAACTGCTTACGCGCAAACCTGGGCGGTGGATAAATCGCACTCTCGCGTAGGCTTTACACTTACGCACAATTTGCTGTCGGATGTTGACGGTAACTTCAAATCGTTCGATGCCAAAATCTCCTCGGCAAAAGCAGATCTGTCGGATGCTACGTTCGAGTTAACCGCCGATGTGAATAGCATTAATACCGACAATGAGCGTCGGGACGGTCACCTCAAAAGCCCCGACTTTTTCGATGCGGCCAAGTATCCGGGCATAACGTTCAAGAGCACATCGTTTAAGAAAGTTGAAGGAAAGCAGTATAAGCTGGTTGGCGACTTAACGATGCACGGCGTTACAAAACCCGTAACGCTCAATGTGATTATGGTTGGCCCCGTTCCTATGAAAGGCATGGGTGGTAAAGAGCAGGAAA is a window of Spirosoma linguale DSM 74 DNA encoding:
- a CDS encoding TonB-dependent receptor (PFAM: TonB-dependent receptor; TonB-dependent receptor plug; Cna B domain protein~KEGG: ccs:CCNA_00858 TonB-dependent receptor), with amino-acid sequence MKRYFLLLLLGTLTTLLDPSVIYAQFGPPGGGPGGPGGFGGQDTRRKKEFTGVAEETPKGNGKIAGILVDSTSGKPVEFATVALINVATNKPIDGTTSDAKGQFSLTKLAPGDYRLQYSFIGYKTRDSQKVTVVKGTDLNLGSVKLPADVRTLGEVVVTGQAALIEEKVDRLVFNADKDITAKGGDASDVLKRVPMLSVDLDGNVSLRGSQNIRVLINNKPSTIVAANVADALKQLPADMIKSVEVITSPSAKYDAEGAAGIINIITKKNTLHGLTLNVDAGAGLRASNLGLNGSYRQGKLGLTLGGFGRAGYNGASSTLDQTTKVGGQTLRTSQQGTAFDKPIFGQYTLGMDYDLAKNQSLSANVRFGTRNFIQQQTQLTNTYANEVLRNMSNRDVDRKDLSNSVDMNLDYIRTFKPQQEWSISTQYSRTGLTNNFYADILGQTGELTSRQRNLNNNTNQEFTIQTDYQTPIRKNQLLEFGGKAIMRQVDSRFQYQLGGSTGELVFDPTNPSGSLLYNQNIGAGYISYTYVTPSKYTFKVGTRYEHTGITAKANENTNLNIPAYSNLVPSINVSKSLKGGTTVKAAYNRRIQRPGLQQLNPNVNTANPQMIMVGNPNLSPELTDNVELSLSSTVKKTYINASVFGRLTNNGISQIRIPSDTLAGAIITTFQNIGVQRTVGTNVFFNTSITPKWTVNGGIDAYYVYMQGLTPGADGKSITISNTGVSLGGRLMSQLQLDKGWSAQVFSFFRGPSPQLQGTMGSFYMYSVGVRKDVANKRGSIGLAAENFAGGVTMRTTLNTPTLSSVSVTNLYNSNVKVTFSYRIGKMTFEAPRKKGRSVSNDDVKGEGDGGGQPQAAPAAAPAGGRPR
- a CDS encoding YceI family protein (PFAM: YceI family protein~KEGG: ade:Adeh_1456 hypothetical protein), encoding MKTLVFSVAALLSLSTAYAQTWAVDKSHSRVGFTLTHNLLSDVDGNFKSFDAKISSAKADLSDATFELTADVNSINTDNERRDGHLKSPDFFDAAKYPGITFKSTSFKKVEGKQYKLVGDLTMHGVTKPVTLNVIMVGPVPMKGMGGKEQEKAGFKASGTIKRSDFGIGTIPVVVVSDEIELKVNGEFTKQDAAVAEKK